The Mucilaginibacter terrenus genome has a segment encoding these proteins:
- a CDS encoding OmpH family outer membrane protein, which yields MKKIILVLFFTFSAFTAALAQRFAYVDSDYILKHIPDYASSQKQLAALSDQYQKEVDGRFQEIDRLYKAYQADQVLMTPEMRKRREAEIVEKEKAAKDFQRQKFGPDGELSQKSTSLIKPIQDKVSKAVQAVAESENLDMIFDKNSEVIMLYASPRYNKSDDVITRLGLKPGVLAK from the coding sequence ATGAAGAAGATAATTTTAGTACTGTTTTTCACGTTTTCAGCATTCACCGCGGCACTTGCGCAACGTTTTGCTTATGTCGATTCGGATTATATTTTGAAACATATACCCGATTACGCTTCATCACAAAAACAATTGGCAGCATTGTCTGACCAGTACCAGAAAGAAGTTGATGGCCGTTTTCAGGAGATTGACCGACTTTATAAAGCTTACCAGGCAGACCAGGTATTGATGACCCCTGAAATGCGTAAACGCCGCGAGGCCGAAATTGTAGAAAAAGAAAAAGCGGCGAAGGATTTCCAGCGCCAGAAATTTGGTCCGGATGGTGAGCTTTCACAAAAAAGCACATCCCTTATTAAACCAATTCAGGATAAAGTGTCCAAAGCAGTACAGGCGGTAGCCGAGAGCGAAAACCTTGACATGATATTTGACAAGAACAGCGAAGTGATAATGTTATATGCAAGCCCTCGTTACAACAAAAGCGACGATGTGATCACCCGCTTAGGACTTAAGCCCGGCGTATTAGCCAAGTAA
- the bamA gene encoding outer membrane protein assembly factor BamA produces the protein MNKVFFAILFSIISTAAIAQVPGQRRGGLTKTIPADSLSYLNPKEYIIGGVSISGAKYLDKDVLLQISKLNKGDRITLPGEANANVIKDLYKQGLFDDIQLNVTDINADTIYLQIAVVERPRLSRLKLTGIRKGEIEDINKKLTDKTGKIVNENLLSTTTAIIKKHFNEKGYLNTTVNITQTKDPGDPNSVILNVAVNKGSKVMIQHVTFEGNKEFSQKKLRKYLSKTRQRRWYNIFGSKKFKQDKYEEDKQNLVDQMQGKGYRDAEILSDTVTKNDEKTVNVKIKVYEGPKYYFGNIKFSGNAQYPAELLTRIMQIEKGQPFSEEELNKRLTGPTPNNDDVSSLYLNNGYLTFNADPVQTRVYNDTVDLDIRIYEGPQYNIGRVVLKGNDVTNDKVVMREIRTKPGQKFNKELLIRSAREIGQLGNFDEQKIDPRPTNINPAEGTVDLVYNVVEKPSDQIELSGGFGGGQLVGTLGLTFNNFSLRNIFNGKAYRPLPKGDGQKLSLRGQSSGRTYQNFSFTFSEPWLGGKKPIYFALSAYTQGSSTGQYYPKSSPNYNKLRINGVGVTLGKRLNWPDNYFQLNYSLNFDHYDLDNYGGYLFNNGTSYNIKLTQELSRNSIDVPLYPTQGSNMKLTLQGTPPYSLFNSTNYTIATPEERYHFVEYYKIKFDAQWFTKITGKLVLMSQARFGFLGQYNSKVGPSPFERFKLGGDGMQSYQFLQGTDIIGMRGYENFSVVPEGSNLTANTNQGNAIYNKYTFELRHPVVAGSSATIYLLAFAEGGNVWDNINKVNPFNVRRSVGFGARIFLPIFGLLGLDYGYGFDKIPGQPDANKGHVHFSISQSLSGGFN, from the coding sequence ATGAATAAAGTTTTTTTCGCTATACTTTTCTCTATTATAAGTACTGCTGCAATAGCGCAGGTTCCGGGCCAAAGGCGCGGAGGGCTTACCAAAACCATACCTGCTGATAGCTTAAGCTACCTTAACCCCAAGGAGTATATCATCGGCGGCGTGTCTATCAGCGGGGCTAAATATCTCGACAAGGATGTATTGCTCCAGATATCCAAACTAAATAAAGGCGACCGTATCACTTTACCCGGTGAAGCCAACGCCAACGTTATTAAAGACCTTTACAAACAAGGTTTGTTTGACGATATTCAACTTAATGTTACCGACATTAATGCAGATACCATTTACCTGCAGATTGCCGTTGTGGAGCGTCCGCGTTTATCAAGGTTAAAATTAACCGGTATACGTAAAGGCGAAATAGAAGACATTAACAAAAAACTAACCGACAAAACAGGTAAGATTGTTAACGAGAACCTGCTGAGCACTACTACAGCAATCATTAAAAAGCACTTTAACGAGAAGGGCTATCTAAACACTACAGTCAACATCACCCAAACCAAAGACCCCGGCGACCCCAACAGCGTTATACTTAACGTTGCTGTAAACAAGGGGAGCAAGGTGATGATACAGCACGTTACGTTTGAAGGTAACAAGGAGTTCTCTCAAAAGAAACTGCGCAAGTACCTTTCAAAAACCCGTCAGCGCCGCTGGTACAATATCTTCGGTTCTAAAAAATTCAAGCAGGACAAGTACGAAGAAGACAAGCAGAACCTGGTTGATCAGATGCAAGGTAAAGGCTATCGCGATGCAGAAATACTAAGCGACACCGTTACCAAAAACGACGAGAAAACCGTTAACGTAAAAATTAAGGTTTACGAAGGCCCTAAGTATTACTTCGGTAATATTAAGTTCTCAGGTAACGCTCAGTACCCTGCCGAACTGCTTACCCGTATCATGCAGATAGAAAAAGGACAGCCGTTTAGCGAAGAAGAGCTTAACAAGAGGCTTACCGGCCCAACGCCAAATAACGATGACGTTTCATCGCTATACCTTAACAACGGTTATCTGACCTTTAATGCTGATCCGGTTCAAACACGTGTTTACAACGACACCGTGGACCTGGACATCCGTATTTATGAAGGGCCGCAATACAATATTGGCCGCGTGGTATTAAAAGGTAACGACGTTACCAACGACAAGGTAGTAATGCGCGAGATACGCACCAAGCCTGGCCAGAAATTTAATAAAGAATTACTTATCCGCAGTGCGCGTGAAATTGGCCAGCTGGGCAACTTCGACGAGCAGAAAATAGATCCCCGCCCAACCAATATCAACCCTGCCGAGGGTACAGTAGACCTGGTTTATAACGTGGTAGAAAAACCGTCCGACCAGATAGAGCTATCAGGTGGTTTTGGTGGCGGTCAGCTGGTGGGTACACTGGGCTTAACGTTCAACAACTTCTCGCTTCGTAATATCTTCAACGGTAAGGCTTACCGCCCGCTGCCAAAAGGCGACGGACAAAAGCTTAGCCTGAGGGGACAATCAAGCGGCCGTACTTACCAGAACTTCTCGTTCACTTTTAGCGAGCCTTGGTTAGGTGGTAAAAAACCTATCTACTTTGCACTGTCTGCTTATACGCAAGGAAGCTCTACGGGTCAATACTACCCAAAAAGCAGTCCAAACTACAATAAACTGCGTATTAATGGTGTGGGTGTTACCCTGGGTAAACGCCTTAACTGGCCGGATAACTACTTCCAGTTGAACTACTCATTAAATTTTGACCACTACGACCTGGATAACTACGGAGGTTACCTGTTTAACAATGGTACATCGTACAACATTAAGTTAACGCAGGAGCTTAGCCGCAACTCTATCGACGTTCCTCTCTATCCTACGCAGGGTTCAAACATGAAACTTACCCTACAGGGTACGCCGCCATACTCGTTGTTCAATAGCACCAACTATACTATTGCAACGCCAGAGGAGCGCTACCATTTTGTAGAGTATTACAAGATCAAGTTTGACGCGCAATGGTTCACCAAAATTACCGGTAAGCTGGTGTTGATGTCTCAGGCAAGGTTTGGTTTCCTTGGCCAGTACAACAGCAAGGTAGGCCCATCACCGTTCGAGCGCTTTAAATTAGGTGGCGACGGTATGCAGAGCTACCAGTTCCTGCAGGGTACAGATATTATTGGTATGAGAGGTTACGAGAACTTTTCGGTAGTGCCGGAAGGGTCAAACCTTACCGCCAATACAAACCAGGGTAACGCTATTTATAACAAATACACTTTTGAGTTAAGGCACCCTGTTGTTGCCGGTTCATCGGCTACAATATACCTGCTTGCATTTGCAGAAGGTGGTAACGTTTGGGATAATATAAACAAGGTAAATCCGTTTAACGTAAGACGCTCGGTAGGCTTTGGCGCGAGGATTTTCTTGCCGATATTTGGTTTATTAGGTTTGGATTATGGTTACGGTTTCGACAAGATCCCCGGCCAGCCTGATGCCAATAAAGGGCACGTTCACTTCTCTATCTCACAAAGCTTAAGCGGCGGTTTCAATTAA
- a CDS encoding isoprenyl transferase — MSYKDQIDLQKLPRHIAVIMDGNGRWAKGKGKLRVFGHHNGVLSVRDVVEGAGELGVEYLTLYTFSSENWNRPSFEVNAIMELLISTINKEINKLMQNNVRLNAIGDMQQLPGKCFRELNNAIIKTSTNTGLVLTLALSYSSRREMVHAAKELATKVQSGELQPEDIDEQMFEDNLYTHGMPNPELLIRTSGEYRISNYLLWQIAYAELYFTDKLWPDFRREDLFEAILDYQKRERRFGLTSEQVN, encoded by the coding sequence ATGAGTTACAAAGATCAGATTGATTTGCAGAAATTGCCCCGCCACATAGCTGTTATTATGGATGGTAATGGCCGCTGGGCTAAAGGCAAAGGCAAACTAAGGGTATTTGGCCATCACAACGGTGTGCTGTCTGTACGTGATGTAGTTGAGGGTGCCGGCGAGCTTGGGGTAGAATACCTAACTTTATACACCTTTAGTTCCGAAAACTGGAACCGCCCCTCCTTTGAGGTAAATGCCATTATGGAGCTCCTCATCAGTACCATCAATAAAGAAATAAATAAGCTGATGCAGAATAATGTACGGCTTAACGCGATAGGGGATATGCAGCAGTTGCCGGGCAAATGCTTTAGAGAACTTAACAACGCAATAATTAAAACATCAACAAATACGGGGCTGGTACTTACACTGGCTTTAAGCTACAGTTCGCGCAGGGAAATGGTGCATGCTGCTAAAGAGCTGGCCACCAAAGTGCAAAGCGGAGAGCTGCAACCCGAAGATATTGATGAGCAAATGTTTGAAGATAATTTATACACACACGGTATGCCTAACCCGGAGCTTTTGATAAGAACCAGCGGCGAGTACCGTATAAGTAATTACCTGCTGTGGCAAATTGCCTACGCCGAACTGTATTTTACCGATAAGCTGTGGCCCGATTTCAGGCGCGAAGACCTGTTTGAGGCCATACTGGATTACCAGAAGCGGGAGCGCAGATTTGGACTTACAAGCGAGCAGGTGAACTAA
- a CDS encoding ExbD/TolR family protein — protein sequence MAELNTAPENKGKKVPRSKQALRVDLTAMVDLAFLLITFFMLTTTLAKPKIMKVVMPVADAEPEPSGASRSLTICLGADDKAMWYLGTADEPIISATVTNYSKDGLRRVINNMRQKVLETTGKTMLVLVKPSAKSVYSNLVNTIDELNIAAVDQYSIADTDAKDVAMLRDKHVY from the coding sequence ATGGCTGAATTAAACACCGCTCCCGAAAACAAGGGCAAAAAAGTTCCCAGGAGCAAACAAGCCTTACGGGTAGATCTTACCGCAATGGTTGATCTGGCCTTTCTGCTCATTACCTTTTTTATGCTCACCACTACACTTGCTAAACCAAAGATCATGAAGGTGGTGATGCCGGTTGCTGATGCAGAGCCTGAGCCGTCAGGTGCATCCCGTAGCCTTACTATTTGCCTGGGTGCTGATGATAAAGCTATGTGGTATTTAGGCACAGCAGATGAACCGATAATATCTGCCACCGTAACAAACTACAGTAAGGATGGGCTGCGCAGGGTAATTAACAACATGCGCCAAAAAGTTCTTGAGACTACAGGTAAAACCATGCTTGTACTGGTGAAACCATCTGCAAAATCGGTCTACAGCAACCTGGTGAACACTATTGACGAATTAAATATTGCCGCTGTCGATCAATACTCAATAGCTGACACGGATGCAAAGGACGTGGCCATGCTGCGGGATAAGCATGTGTACTAA
- the porG gene encoding type IX secretion system protein PorG: MPKLSAILFFCFIALNVSAQTWEIGGNLGGAGYIGDLNSNPVKLSGGSFGLFVKRNFNGYLGAKLNYQYGKIAGADSTSRYEQIYNRNLSFTDGLKELSLTAEFNFMKYIPDAGKNKYTPYVYLGVGLTAFAPHAMYGGSEVSLRSLRTEGQESEYRKNTMVIPYGAGFKYNIGGKWTLAAEVGYRYTRTDFLDDVSGLYADKSKLPNSTSVVLSDRSGERGGAYIGTPGTQRGDLRPKDIYMFAGFTLTYTFVTEKCYYEE; this comes from the coding sequence ATGCCAAAACTCTCCGCTATTTTATTCTTTTGCTTTATAGCCTTAAACGTAAGCGCCCAAACCTGGGAAATAGGCGGCAACTTGGGTGGTGCAGGTTACATTGGCGATCTTAACAGCAATCCGGTAAAGCTTAGCGGCGGCTCTTTCGGATTATTTGTGAAACGCAATTTCAATGGTTACTTAGGGGCAAAGCTTAATTACCAGTACGGTAAAATAGCAGGCGCGGACAGCACATCGCGTTACGAACAGATCTACAACCGCAACCTGAGCTTTACCGACGGCCTAAAAGAACTGAGTCTTACAGCCGAGTTCAACTTCATGAAGTACATTCCGGATGCCGGCAAAAACAAGTACACGCCTTATGTATATCTGGGCGTTGGGCTAACAGCCTTTGCACCACATGCTATGTACGGCGGAAGCGAGGTTTCGCTCCGCTCTTTAAGAACGGAGGGGCAGGAGTCCGAATATCGTAAAAACACCATGGTAATACCCTATGGTGCGGGTTTTAAATACAACATTGGCGGCAAATGGACCCTGGCTGCCGAAGTTGGCTACCGGTATACCCGTACCGATTTTCTTGACGATGTAAGCGGTTTATATGCTGATAAAAGTAAGCTGCCAAATTCTACATCGGTAGTTCTGTCGGACAGGTCTGGTGAGCGTGGCGGTGCATACATAGGCACACCCGGTACCCAGCGTGGCGATCTTCGGCCAAAGGACATTTACATGTTTGCAGGTTTTACGCTCACCTATACTTTTGTGACCGAAAAGTGCTACTACGAAGAGTAA
- a CDS encoding NAD kinase, which produces MRIAVYGRQFNDPQVFPFIRQVFDSLVLHNVEVYIHAQFNEYLQGNVDTSPYNVLQPTDPIKDFIDIFITIGGDGTLLDMVTLIRDSGVPVIGINFGRLGFLASINKNDIVAAIHAVVNREFTLDSRELLVIDSDDKIFGEDNFALNDVTIHKRDDSAMITTHVTLNDEFLNSYWGDGIIISTSTGSTAYSLSCGGPIIFPQSNSIALTPVSPHNLNVRPVILPDTSKLSFEVECRANNYIVSCDSRTATIDKTMQFRVYKAGFRLNLIRLNNESYLSTLRKKLLWGLDARNY; this is translated from the coding sequence ATGAGGATAGCAGTATACGGCAGGCAGTTTAACGATCCGCAGGTGTTCCCGTTCATCAGGCAGGTTTTTGATAGCCTTGTGCTGCATAATGTAGAAGTGTACATACATGCACAGTTTAACGAGTACCTGCAGGGCAATGTAGATACTTCGCCTTATAACGTACTTCAGCCAACAGACCCTATAAAGGATTTCATCGACATTTTTATCACCATTGGTGGCGACGGCACATTGCTGGATATGGTTACGCTTATCCGCGACAGCGGAGTGCCAGTTATAGGCATTAACTTTGGCCGCCTGGGTTTCCTGGCCAGCATTAATAAGAACGATATCGTGGCAGCTATTCACGCGGTAGTGAACAGGGAGTTTACACTGGATAGCCGGGAACTGCTGGTGATAGATTCTGACGATAAGATATTTGGTGAAGACAACTTTGCGCTTAACGATGTTACCATACACAAGCGCGATGATTCGGCCATGATCACCACGCATGTGACGTTAAATGATGAATTTCTGAACTCCTATTGGGGCGATGGTATTATCATATCCACCTCCACCGGCTCAACCGCATACTCGCTTAGTTGCGGTGGCCCCATTATCTTCCCGCAATCAAACAGTATAGCGCTAACGCCCGTATCTCCACATAACCTTAATGTAAGGCCGGTGATACTGCCCGATACCAGCAAGCTATCATTTGAGGTAGAGTGTCGCGCAAACAACTACATCGTATCTTGCGACAGCCGCACGGCTACTATTGATAAAACAATGCAGTTCAGGGTGTATAAGGCCGGCTTCAGGCTCAATTTAATCCGCCTGAATAATGAAAGTTACTTATCCACGTTAAGGAAAAAGCTGTTATGGGGATTGGACGCCCGTAACTATTAA
- a CDS encoding CBS domain-containing protein, whose amino-acid sequence MLAIELVADAIPPLHTSDTVQKVLDRMAEFRVRHLPIVNEDQFLGLISEDDLIEEADYNTQIGAIALSLVNPYVLEDQHIYDVIRLFYERDLSVVPVLDAKKDYQGLISINTMNEYFAKITSVSDPGGIIVLEIDNKNNSLAHMAQVVESDNAQVLSSYVRTFPDSTRIEVTLKVNKQDLSNIVATFLRYSYDIKATFNSTDHNDNSRDRFDSFMNYLNL is encoded by the coding sequence ATGCTAGCAATTGAGCTCGTAGCCGACGCAATTCCCCCATTGCACACGTCAGACACTGTACAAAAGGTGTTAGACCGCATGGCGGAATTTCGTGTGCGCCACTTGCCTATTGTGAACGAAGATCAGTTTCTGGGCCTCATCTCTGAGGACGACCTGATTGAGGAGGCCGACTACAACACCCAGATAGGTGCAATAGCGCTTTCGCTCGTAAACCCTTACGTGCTGGAAGATCAGCACATTTACGATGTTATCCGGTTATTTTACGAGCGCGACCTGAGCGTAGTGCCCGTACTGGATGCCAAAAAGGATTACCAGGGCCTTATTTCTATCAATACTATGAACGAGTACTTTGCCAAGATCACTTCAGTAAGTGACCCCGGCGGTATTATAGTGCTGGAGATAGATAATAAGAACAACTCCCTGGCACATATGGCGCAGGTGGTTGAGTCGGACAACGCGCAGGTGCTTAGCAGCTACGTACGTACCTTCCCGGATAGCACCCGGATAGAAGTAACCCTGAAGGTGAACAAGCAGGACCTATCCAACATAGTGGCTACTTTCCTGCGCTATAGCTATGACATAAAGGCCACCTTTAACAGTACCGATCATAACGACAATTCCCGCGACCGGTTCGACTCCTTTATGAACTACCTCAACCTTTAA
- a CDS encoding alpha/beta fold hydrolase gives MSFALKQEKGFTYIDEGEGEPLLLLHGLMGALSNWEKVIEEFSPKYRVIIPILPIYDLPLLTTGVRALSKFVHKFIKFKKLLNVTMLGNSLGGHVGLIYVLAHPGYVKALVLTGSSGLYENAFGGSFPKRESRDFVREKVQYTFYDPATATDELIDEVYQTINDRAKVIRILAMAKSAIRHNMKSELRKITMPVALIWGRDDKITPPEVAVEFNELLPNSELHWIDKCGHAPMMERPEEFNHYLKLFLDKHKK, from the coding sequence ATGAGTTTTGCACTTAAACAGGAAAAAGGCTTTACATATATAGATGAAGGGGAAGGCGAACCGCTTTTGCTGCTGCACGGCCTTATGGGTGCGCTCAGCAACTGGGAAAAGGTGATAGAAGAGTTTAGCCCTAAATACCGGGTTATTATCCCTATCCTGCCTATTTATGATCTGCCGCTTCTTACCACAGGTGTGCGGGCACTCTCGAAGTTTGTACACAAGTTTATTAAGTTTAAAAAGCTGCTAAATGTAACTATGCTGGGCAATTCGCTTGGCGGGCACGTGGGGCTTATATATGTACTTGCACATCCGGGTTATGTAAAAGCACTGGTGCTTACCGGTAGTTCGGGGTTGTACGAGAACGCCTTCGGCGGATCGTTCCCTAAACGGGAGAGCCGCGATTTTGTGAGGGAAAAAGTGCAGTATACTTTTTATGATCCGGCTACCGCTACTGATGAACTTATAGACGAAGTATACCAAACCATTAACGACCGCGCCAAGGTAATACGCATTTTAGCCATGGCAAAATCGGCCATAAGGCATAATATGAAAAGCGAACTGCGCAAGATAACCATGCCGGTTGCGTTAATATGGGGCAGGGATGATAAAATTACGCCGCCCGAGGTAGCTGTTGAATTTAACGAACTGCTGCCCAACTCGGAGCTGCACTGGATAGATAAATGCGGGCATGCGCCAATGATGGAACGCCCCGAAGAGTTTAACCATTATCTGAAGCTGTTTTTGGATAAACATAAAAAATGA